Proteins from a genomic interval of Desulfovibrio desulfuricans:
- a CDS encoding FAD-binding oxidoreductase — protein MLTKEDVRTHIASFIGEKNMLTKQEDLVCYTYNAGGAAPSAFLPILVALPVTAEEVSKIVGFCNEHKISVVTRSQGSGLSVNAITESDYSIIISLQRMNSIIVEPETLMAVVGPGAITADIKKAAAAHSLMYPPDPASFTFSSIGGNVATDAGGLQCVKYGTTKSYVTGMQVVLASGEIIRAGGKCIKDVTGYNLTQLFTGSEGTLGVITEITLKLIPLPQAKRAMRVAFNNIENAAKAVSAIMTSGVVPSIMEFQEQTLIRAVEDYTHAGLPVDAGAMLLIEVDGDVSTLKPQVEVIRRVCEQLGMVDFHVAETAEEAEQLWVARRSGLPALARVAKGRLGGDPAVPINKLAQAVHMLFEVGKKHGIKVSCQGHAGDGNIHPHFFFNSDEEKKTAAKARSEFHYEIIKMGGTVSAEHGVGREKAPYITKQLGEAQVGAMRAIKKALDPNNILNPGCIFGGQA, from the coding sequence ATGCTGACAAAAGAGGATGTTCGCACACATATCGCTTCATTTATCGGTGAAAAAAACATGCTCACCAAGCAGGAAGACCTCGTTTGCTACACCTACAATGCTGGCGGGGCGGCTCCATCGGCCTTTCTGCCCATTCTGGTAGCCTTGCCCGTCACCGCCGAAGAAGTTTCCAAGATCGTCGGCTTCTGCAATGAGCACAAAATCAGCGTGGTTACACGCTCGCAGGGAAGCGGCCTCAGCGTCAACGCCATTACTGAAAGCGACTATTCCATCATTATTTCGCTGCAACGCATGAATTCCATCATCGTGGAGCCGGAAACCCTGATGGCTGTTGTTGGCCCCGGCGCAATCACCGCTGACATCAAAAAAGCCGCCGCCGCGCACAGCCTCATGTACCCGCCGGATCCCGCCAGCTTCACGTTTTCTTCCATCGGCGGCAACGTGGCGACCGATGCAGGCGGCTTGCAGTGCGTCAAATATGGCACCACCAAGAGCTACGTCACAGGCATGCAGGTCGTGCTGGCTTCGGGCGAAATTATCCGCGCTGGCGGCAAGTGCATCAAGGACGTGACCGGCTACAACCTCACCCAGCTCTTCACGGGTTCCGAGGGCACGCTGGGCGTTATTACAGAAATCACCCTAAAGCTCATTCCCCTGCCGCAGGCAAAGCGCGCCATGCGCGTTGCCTTCAACAACATTGAAAACGCCGCCAAGGCTGTTTCTGCAATCATGACCAGCGGCGTTGTGCCCTCCATCATGGAATTTCAGGAACAGACCCTGATCCGCGCTGTTGAAGACTACACCCATGCGGGCCTGCCCGTGGATGCGGGCGCAATGCTGCTCATCGAGGTGGACGGCGATGTCTCCACCCTCAAGCCGCAGGTGGAGGTCATCCGCCGGGTATGCGAACAGCTGGGCATGGTCGATTTTCACGTGGCAGAAACCGCAGAAGAGGCCGAGCAGCTCTGGGTTGCGCGCCGTTCCGGCCTGCCCGCCCTTGCCCGCGTGGCAAAGGGACGCTTGGGCGGCGACCCGGCGGTGCCCATCAACAAGCTTGCCCAGGCCGTGCACATGCTCTTTGAAGTGGGCAAAAAGCACGGCATCAAGGTGAGCTGTCAGGGACATGCGGGCGACGGCAACATTCATCCTCACTTTTTCTTCAATTCTGATGAAGAAAAGAAAACAGCCGCCAAGGCCCGTTCCGAATTCCATTACGAAATCATCAAGATGGGCGGGACAGTTTCTGCGGAACACGGCGTGGGCCGCGAAAAAGCGCCCTACATCACCAAGCAGCTGGGCGAAGCTCAGGTCGGGGCCATGCGGGCCATCAAAAAGGCCCTTGATCCCAACAATATCCTGAATCCTGGCTGCATCTTCGGAGGCCAGGCATGA
- a CDS encoding (Fe-S)-binding protein, whose amino-acid sequence MSKSLDELKAAALKCTRCGQCLTICPVYGKTYEESNSSRGKLFLLRSLADGTVKPTKELMELAARCTLCMRCKAICPSGVNTTDLIMALRRKMAEEGQLPAAKSIAFKAVTKGRLFDMALSHAKPFQSILFKNTENGAGKVSRIPIPAAGLNLRRVVPALADKPLRKVMPAVSSPKGSARARVAFFPGCMLNYVYVNAGKALIDVLVANGVEVHLLDNLQCCGTPLFSSGDFDGAALLAENNARILSRGSFDAVITGCATCGSALSKEYGEVLQNSDALSAWEGFKDKVFDFSDFLTRLGPIPYVQNVPLKATYHDACHLVRGMGVSKQPRSLIRAIPGLRFVEMSRPDVCCGCAGTFSATHYDLSQQILADKTSDILSTGADVVATGCSACKMQLIDGLSHRGANIRVLHTAELLAKAYGL is encoded by the coding sequence ATGAGCAAGTCCCTGGACGAATTGAAAGCAGCCGCCCTCAAATGCACCCGTTGCGGGCAGTGCCTCACCATCTGCCCGGTTTACGGCAAGACATACGAAGAATCCAATTCTTCACGCGGCAAGCTTTTTCTGCTGCGTTCTCTGGCGGATGGCACGGTAAAGCCCACCAAGGAGCTGATGGAACTGGCTGCCCGCTGCACCCTGTGCATGCGCTGCAAGGCCATCTGCCCTTCCGGCGTCAACACTACCGACCTGATCATGGCCTTGCGCCGCAAGATGGCGGAAGAAGGCCAGTTGCCAGCCGCAAAGAGTATCGCCTTCAAGGCGGTCACCAAGGGGCGGCTGTTTGATATGGCCCTGAGCCACGCCAAACCTTTTCAGTCCATACTCTTCAAAAATACTGAAAACGGCGCGGGCAAGGTTTCACGCATTCCCATCCCCGCCGCAGGGCTGAACCTGCGCCGCGTTGTCCCGGCTCTGGCCGACAAACCGCTGCGCAAGGTCATGCCTGCCGTCAGCAGCCCCAAGGGCTCCGCCCGTGCGCGGGTGGCCTTTTTCCCCGGCTGCATGCTCAACTATGTCTACGTCAATGCGGGCAAAGCCCTCATAGACGTACTGGTGGCCAACGGCGTCGAAGTGCACCTGCTGGACAACCTTCAGTGTTGCGGCACGCCGCTGTTTTCATCCGGCGATTTTGACGGCGCAGCCCTGCTGGCTGAAAACAACGCGCGCATCCTTTCGCGCGGCAGCTTTGACGCCGTCATCACCGGCTGCGCCACCTGCGGTTCGGCCCTGAGCAAGGAATACGGCGAAGTGCTGCAAAACAGCGACGCGCTTTCTGCGTGGGAAGGATTCAAGGACAAGGTCTTCGACTTTTCCGACTTTCTCACCAGGCTTGGCCCTATCCCCTATGTGCAGAACGTCCCCCTCAAGGCGACCTATCACGATGCCTGCCACCTTGTGCGCGGCATGGGCGTATCCAAGCAGCCCCGCAGCCTCATCCGCGCCATACCCGGCCTGCGCTTTGTGGAAATGAGCCGCCCCGATGTCTGCTGCGGTTGCGCGGGCACGTTCAGCGCCACCCACTACGACCTGTCCCAGCAGATTCTGGCGGATAAAACCAGCGACATTCTGTCCACTGGGGCGGATGTTGTCGCCACTGGCTGTTCTGCCTGCAAGATGCAGCTTATCGACGGTTTGAGCCACCGCGGCGCAAACATTCGCGTGCTGCACACTGCCGAACTGCTTGCCAAGGCATATGGCCTGTAA
- a CDS encoding 2-oxoacid:acceptor oxidoreductase subunit alpha — MKKQSKLIQGNAAIAQGAFYAGARFYAGYPITPSSEIAEIASRELPKLGGIFMQMEDELASMGAIVGASLAGVKSFTATSGPGFSLMQENLGMATMGEVPVVVVNVQRSGPSTGLATKPAQSDIMQLRWGRHGDQEIIALTPASVQECFDLTVKAFNLSEKYRVPVIMAPEEVCGHMRENIVIPAQGEVEVVDRSQPTCAPADYKPFCFDEGAVAPLASYGSDYVFHVTSSMHGENGFSCNTPENAGRRVAQLHTKIAKGRDEIVMTRYFGKEDCETLIITSGVVTRAARSAAQEANASGGKVGVLQLQTLWPFADVEVREAARKAKRIVVAEMNYSGQLAGEVKKYVPDPSLVVGVNSYNGSIMTPAQIAAALK, encoded by the coding sequence ATGAAAAAACAAAGCAAGCTCATCCAGGGCAACGCCGCCATAGCCCAAGGCGCGTTCTACGCAGGAGCGCGGTTCTACGCCGGGTATCCCATCACCCCTTCGTCTGAAATTGCTGAGATCGCCTCGCGCGAGCTCCCCAAGCTTGGGGGGATTTTCATGCAGATGGAGGACGAACTGGCGAGCATGGGCGCCATTGTGGGGGCATCACTGGCAGGCGTGAAGTCGTTCACCGCCACCAGCGGCCCTGGTTTTTCGCTTATGCAGGAGAACCTCGGCATGGCGACCATGGGCGAAGTGCCCGTGGTGGTAGTGAACGTGCAACGTTCCGGCCCATCCACAGGCCTTGCCACCAAACCGGCCCAGTCCGACATCATGCAGCTGCGCTGGGGGCGGCATGGCGACCAGGAAATTATCGCGCTGACCCCGGCCTCGGTGCAGGAATGCTTTGACCTGACGGTCAAGGCCTTCAACCTGTCCGAAAAATACCGCGTGCCGGTCATCATGGCCCCGGAAGAAGTCTGCGGACACATGCGTGAAAACATTGTCATTCCTGCCCAGGGTGAAGTGGAGGTTGTTGACCGCAGCCAGCCCACCTGCGCACCCGCCGACTATAAGCCCTTCTGCTTTGATGAAGGCGCTGTTGCCCCCCTGGCCAGCTATGGCAGCGACTATGTTTTCCATGTCACCAGCTCCATGCACGGCGAAAACGGCTTTAGCTGCAATACGCCCGAAAATGCCGGGCGCAGGGTCGCCCAGCTGCATACCAAGATTGCCAAGGGCCGTGATGAAATCGTCATGACGCGTTACTTCGGTAAAGAAGACTGCGAAACCCTGATCATTACTTCCGGCGTGGTCACCCGTGCGGCCCGCAGCGCCGCGCAAGAGGCCAATGCCAGCGGCGGCAAGGTTGGCGTTCTCCAGCTGCAAACCCTGTGGCCCTTTGCCGATGTGGAAGTGCGGGAAGCCGCACGCAAGGCCAAGCGCATTGTTGTTGCTGAAATGAACTATTCCGGCCAGCTGGCCGGAGAAGTGAAAAAGTATGTGCCGGATCCTTCGCTGGTTGTTGGGGTTAACAGCTACAACGGCAGCATCATGACCCCGGCCCAGATTGCAGCCGCCTTGAAGTAA
- a CDS encoding thiamine pyrophosphate-dependent enzyme translates to MAQAISRSLLNKEALPLMWCAGCGNGIVLNALLCAMDELNLKKEDVLVVTGIGCWGKADDYISANALHTTHGRALTFATGAKAANPNLHVIVLMGDGDGTTIGGNHLIHTARRNMDLTAIIVNNLNYGMTGGQYSATTPNGAITSTSVGGNPERGFDVCDLVRAAGANFVARESVTSGMRLKNRIVAGIQKKGFSLIEAMSPCSTLFGPRNKMKQPVDMLRNLKEKAVSQAKFDSIENAADLGYFVTGVIADKDVHDFNTRYEAERAVITAAKGGK, encoded by the coding sequence ATGGCACAGGCTATTTCACGCTCGCTTCTTAACAAAGAGGCACTGCCGCTTATGTGGTGTGCGGGCTGCGGCAACGGCATTGTCCTGAACGCGCTTTTGTGCGCCATGGACGAGCTGAATCTCAAAAAGGAAGACGTTCTTGTCGTCACCGGCATTGGCTGCTGGGGCAAGGCCGATGACTATATTTCCGCCAATGCCCTGCATACCACGCACGGGCGCGCCCTCACCTTCGCCACCGGCGCCAAGGCGGCCAACCCCAATCTCCACGTCATCGTTCTTATGGGCGACGGCGACGGCACCACCATTGGCGGCAACCATCTTATCCATACGGCCCGCCGCAATATGGACCTCACGGCCATCATTGTGAACAACCTGAACTACGGCATGACCGGCGGCCAGTATTCGGCTACCACGCCCAACGGGGCCATCACCAGCACGTCTGTTGGCGGCAACCCCGAGCGCGGCTTTGACGTGTGCGACCTGGTGCGCGCGGCGGGAGCCAACTTTGTGGCCCGCGAATCCGTCACCAGCGGCATGCGTCTCAAAAACCGCATCGTTGCCGGTATCCAGAAAAAAGGATTTTCGCTTATCGAAGCCATGAGCCCCTGCTCCACCCTGTTCGGCCCCCGCAACAAGATGAAGCAGCCTGTGGATATGCTGCGCAATCTCAAGGAAAAGGCCGTTTCCCAGGCCAAGTTTGATTCCATCGAGAATGCCGCGGATCTTGGCTACTTTGTCACCGGCGTCATCGCCGACAAGGATGTTCACGATTTCAACACTCGCTACGAGGCCGAACGTGCGGTGATCACGGCCGCCAAGGGAGGAAAGTAG
- a CDS encoding 2-oxoacid:acceptor oxidoreductase family protein, which yields MAQYEFIMAGTGGQGLVFCASFLAEAAILGGRNVVQSQSYGISQRGGFISAEVLMDDAEILFQQVVKPNLIIALNEVVGTRYDKAVAPVVYDTSLMKPRQMSNWIGIPMTEIAHELGAPKSANLAGLGAAMALTGALPLDTLLSIAERKGKPDVAKINMEVIRRGAAAAEAARGGN from the coding sequence ATGGCCCAGTATGAATTTATCATGGCTGGCACCGGCGGGCAGGGCCTTGTGTTTTGCGCGTCCTTCCTTGCCGAGGCTGCCATTCTGGGTGGCCGCAACGTGGTGCAGTCCCAGTCGTACGGCATCTCGCAGCGCGGCGGCTTTATCAGCGCCGAAGTGCTGATGGACGATGCGGAAATCCTTTTCCAGCAGGTCGTCAAACCCAACCTGATCATTGCGCTGAACGAGGTTGTGGGTACCCGCTACGACAAAGCCGTAGCCCCTGTTGTGTACGACACCTCGCTCATGAAACCCCGCCAGATGAGCAACTGGATCGGCATACCCATGACCGAGATCGCCCACGAGCTGGGCGCGCCCAAATCGGCCAACCTTGCCGGGCTTGGGGCGGCCATGGCGCTTACCGGGGCGCTGCCGCTGGACACCTTGCTGAGCATCGCCGAGCGCAAGGGCAAACCCGACGTGGCCAAGATTAACATGGAAGTGATCCGGCGGGGCGCTGCTGCTGCCGAAGCCGCACGGGGGGGAAACTGA
- a CDS encoding 4Fe-4S dicluster domain-containing protein, whose protein sequence is MSEEKKTFEVCVDAVLCKGCGYCKELCPKSVYDFGTEYNAAGYLFMTPVNAQACIGCRTCMMVCPDFAIEVLEK, encoded by the coding sequence ATGAGCGAGGAAAAGAAAACTTTTGAAGTTTGCGTGGACGCCGTGCTCTGCAAAGGCTGCGGCTACTGCAAGGAACTCTGCCCCAAGTCCGTTTACGACTTCGGCACGGAATACAATGCGGCTGGCTACCTCTTTATGACTCCGGTCAATGCGCAGGCCTGCATAGGCTGCCGCACGTGCATGATGGTCTGCCCCGACTTTGCCATTGAAGTTCTGGAAAAATAA
- a CDS encoding bifunctional enoyl-CoA hydratase/phosphate acetyltransferase: MVYKSFDELEAAVMQKAHKCKVAVVEAADEHVLEAVRHAVEVGLVEPLLFGKREDIAAKLKAIGLPGDAYPIVETATPQESATGAGMAVKEGRANFILKGLIQTGVLLKGLFKEETGFRTGRLISHMNIVQVATYPKLLALCDAAINIAPSLEQKRDIIQNAVDALARMGIDNPKVAVLASAETVNEKMPESVDAAALKEMNKNGQITGCLIEGPISYDLAVCAESAATKGYESPVAGDADLLVCPNIVTANVLIKCLRHTANALTAGIVVGGRVPVVLNSRAASAEDKFRTMVLAASAAG; the protein is encoded by the coding sequence ATGGTATACAAAAGCTTTGACGAGCTTGAAGCAGCTGTGATGCAAAAAGCCCACAAGTGCAAGGTGGCTGTGGTGGAAGCCGCAGACGAACATGTGCTTGAAGCTGTGCGGCACGCTGTTGAAGTGGGCCTTGTGGAGCCGCTGCTGTTTGGCAAGCGGGAAGATATCGCAGCAAAACTCAAGGCCATAGGCCTGCCGGGCGATGCCTATCCCATTGTTGAAACTGCCACGCCGCAGGAATCAGCCACAGGGGCGGGCATGGCGGTCAAGGAAGGCCGGGCCAACTTTATCCTCAAAGGCCTGATCCAGACCGGCGTTCTTCTCAAGGGACTGTTCAAGGAAGAAACCGGCTTCCGCACCGGGCGGCTGATCTCGCACATGAACATTGTGCAGGTTGCCACCTACCCCAAGCTTCTGGCTCTGTGCGATGCCGCCATCAACATTGCGCCTTCGCTCGAACAGAAGCGCGACATTATCCAGAACGCGGTGGATGCCCTTGCGCGCATGGGCATTGATAACCCCAAGGTTGCGGTGCTGGCCTCCGCGGAAACCGTTAATGAAAAAATGCCTGAAAGCGTTGACGCCGCGGCGCTGAAAGAAATGAACAAAAACGGCCAGATCACCGGCTGCCTGATTGAAGGCCCCATATCCTACGATCTGGCGGTATGCGCGGAATCAGCCGCCACCAAGGGCTACGAAAGCCCCGTTGCTGGCGACGCAGACCTGCTGGTGTGCCCCAATATTGTCACCGCCAACGTGCTTATCAAGTGCCTGCGCCATACGGCCAACGCACTGACCGCAGGCATCGTGGTGGGCGGCAGGGTGCCGGTGGTGCTTAATTCCCGCGCGGCAAGCGCTGAAGACAAGTTCAGAACCATGGTTCTTGCGGCCTCTGCCGCGGGGTAG
- the buk gene encoding butyrate kinase, giving the protein MAETNYTVLSINPGSTSTRIAVYKNHELLFQKKVDHPAESLRGFESNVAQFPIRLDAILKALQEEQFDLHQLSAVAGRGGKLPPLLQGAYLVDEGMLDFLRHRPIDDHASNLGALLAHEIAKPLNIPSYIYDAVVMDQMEDIAKLSGLPEIRRKASCHALNMRAMAIKAAANKGWKLADKNIIVSHMGAGISATVIHQGRMIDVITDEEGPYSPERSGGLPNRQLIDLCFSGKFDRHSATRRTRGQGGLMAYLGTNNALEVERRIAEGDEKARLVYDGMTYQVAKHIASLAAVINGQVDVVVLTGALANSSYIIERVMPRIQFLGEVMVLPGENELEALAYGILRVLRKEEGFHTFHE; this is encoded by the coding sequence ATGGCGGAAACCAACTATACCGTTCTTTCCATCAATCCCGGTTCCACCTCGACGCGGATTGCCGTTTACAAGAACCATGAGCTTTTGTTCCAGAAAAAAGTGGATCATCCGGCAGAATCCCTGCGCGGTTTTGAGAGCAACGTTGCCCAGTTTCCCATCCGGCTGGATGCCATACTGAAGGCGCTGCAAGAAGAGCAGTTTGACCTGCACCAGCTCTCCGCCGTGGCCGGTCGTGGCGGCAAACTGCCCCCGCTGTTGCAGGGCGCGTACCTTGTTGATGAAGGCATGCTGGACTTTCTGCGGCACCGCCCCATTGACGACCACGCCTCCAACCTCGGGGCGCTGCTGGCGCACGAAATCGCCAAGCCGCTGAACATCCCTTCCTACATCTATGACGCCGTGGTGATGGATCAGATGGAAGACATCGCCAAGCTCTCCGGCCTGCCGGAAATTCGCCGCAAGGCCTCGTGCCATGCCCTCAACATGCGCGCCATGGCCATCAAGGCCGCCGCAAACAAGGGCTGGAAGCTGGCGGACAAAAACATCATCGTCAGCCACATGGGTGCGGGCATCAGCGCCACGGTCATTCATCAGGGGCGCATGATTGACGTCATCACCGATGAGGAAGGCCCCTACTCGCCCGAACGCTCAGGCGGCCTGCCCAACAGGCAGCTTATCGACCTGTGCTTTTCGGGCAAGTTTGACCGCCATTCAGCCACGCGGCGCACGCGCGGTCAGGGCGGCCTGATGGCCTACCTTGGCACCAACAACGCCCTTGAGGTTGAACGACGCATTGCCGAAGGCGATGAAAAAGCCCGCCTTGTGTACGACGGCATGACCTATCAGGTAGCCAAGCACATTGCCTCGCTGGCTGCGGTCATCAACGGTCAGGTGGATGTTGTGGTGCTTACCGGCGCATTGGCCAACTCCTCATACATCATTGAACGTGTGATGCCCCGGATACAGTTCCTCGGCGAGGTCATGGTGCTGCCGGGAGAAAACGAGCTGGAAGCGCTGGCCTACGGAATTTTGCGCGTACTGCGCAAGGAAGAAGGTTTCCATACCTTCCACGAATAG
- a CDS encoding SLC13 family permease yields MAEIAAENKGNLVKNIRLAGSVLSIILGIWVALQAPPEGLNEKTMIALGITVWAVGWWITEIVPEFVTGLMMCILWSAFKCVPFKTAFATFSTSGWWIMVGAFALGAVAGKTGLLKRISLWVLKLFPASFAGQVWGLIGSGTVIGPLIPSMNAKATLSSPIAMGISDELGIERKSNAANGLFGACYVGFILMGHMFMSGSFSHYVLVGMLPEAYRGVTWLQWLLWSLPYGVCVFLGMGLFIVTCYKPKEKVSLPAGYSNAQLEKLGPMTRNEKLCMGVLIVTLLMWMTESLHKISAGEVSLMAMCVLMLLKVMDKSDFKTGIDWSSVVFVGSILNMASVIQSLKVDRWLGTELQPLLANVISEPALFIVTLVVVASLVKLVIVSLTSASAIFVLILPPIMIAHGMNPWIACMVTFAGSDIWYLSYMNSIYLCAHFGTQGKMARHGAMIKLSAAYTAICIVAFLISIPYWKMLGLIK; encoded by the coding sequence ATGGCTGAAATCGCTGCTGAAAACAAAGGGAATCTGGTCAAAAACATTCGCCTTGCGGGGTCTGTTCTTTCCATCATTCTTGGTATCTGGGTCGCCCTGCAAGCGCCGCCGGAAGGCCTGAACGAAAAGACCATGATTGCTCTTGGCATCACCGTGTGGGCTGTGGGCTGGTGGATTACCGAAATCGTGCCCGAATTTGTCACCGGTTTGATGATGTGTATCTTGTGGTCGGCCTTCAAGTGCGTGCCCTTTAAAACAGCGTTTGCCACGTTTTCCACCTCCGGCTGGTGGATCATGGTCGGCGCATTCGCCTTGGGCGCAGTGGCTGGCAAAACGGGCCTTTTAAAGCGTATCTCGCTCTGGGTGCTCAAGCTGTTCCCTGCCAGCTTTGCCGGGCAGGTATGGGGGCTGATTGGTTCGGGCACGGTGATCGGGCCGCTCATTCCCAGCATGAACGCCAAGGCCACGCTTTCTTCGCCCATTGCCATGGGCATCAGCGATGAACTTGGCATTGAACGCAAGTCCAACGCGGCAAACGGCCTGTTTGGCGCATGCTATGTGGGCTTTATCCTCATGGGCCACATGTTCATGAGCGGCTCGTTCAGCCATTATGTGCTGGTGGGCATGCTGCCCGAGGCTTATCGCGGCGTTACGTGGCTGCAGTGGCTTTTGTGGTCGTTGCCCTATGGCGTGTGCGTTTTCCTCGGCATGGGTCTTTTCATCGTGACCTGCTACAAGCCCAAGGAAAAGGTCAGCCTGCCCGCAGGCTACAGCAACGCCCAGCTTGAAAAGCTCGGGCCCATGACCCGGAATGAAAAACTGTGCATGGGCGTGCTTATCGTCACGCTGCTTATGTGGATGACCGAATCGCTGCACAAGATATCTGCCGGTGAAGTTTCCCTCATGGCCATGTGCGTGCTCATGCTGCTCAAGGTTATGGACAAGAGCGATTTCAAGACAGGCATCGACTGGTCGTCCGTTGTTTTCGTGGGCAGCATCCTGAACATGGCCTCGGTTATCCAGTCGCTCAAGGTTGACCGCTGGCTTGGTACGGAGCTGCAGCCCCTTCTTGCCAACGTGATTTCCGAACCCGCCCTGTTCATTGTGACACTGGTCGTTGTGGCCTCGCTCGTCAAACTGGTTATTGTGTCGCTCACATCCGCCTCGGCAATCTTTGTGCTGATTCTTCCGCCTATCATGATTGCCCACGGCATGAACCCCTGGATCGCCTGCATGGTCACTTTTGCCGGCAGCGATATCTGGTACCTGAGCTACATGAACTCCATTTACCTTTGCGCCCATTTCGGCACACAGGGCAAAATGGCGCGGCACGGAGCCATGATCAAACTCTCGGCTGCCTATACCGCCATATGTATAGTGGCCTTTCTTATCAGCATACCTTACTGGAAGATGCTCGGCCTCATAAAATAG